The nucleotide sequence tgagcaacgcattcagaagaatgcaaaccccacacgctagagcaagctttggagtcaaagttgaatattgacaaaccaaatggaggtcgtgggcagtggaactcacgtcgtgggagttcaTCTAACCGTAGTCGAGGACGAgctcgaggaagaggtcgaggctatgcacaaaatcgaggTCAGTCTcaagagtggagatctactcgaggaaaggcgcatatccaatGTCACAATTGCAAgaaatatggacattatgccaataaatgttcacataaaaatggtgagcatgtcaacatggcagaatcaagtggaaatactgatgaagaacttacagtcttgctagcacaccataattccagtagccaacaagatgtttggtatttggactctggtgcaagcaatcacatgtgtggaaagaaggagttttttgccgaattaaaagatggggcctatggatctgtaagtcttggtgactcctcaaagttgccagttgaaggcaaagggaaaatcaagatcatccagaaggatggtaaagaagaatacatctccgatacctactacataccaggtatgaagagcaacattctaagcattggtcaacttctccagaaagggtacattatacatatggagaatatgtttctcactctcagaaatgcaaggagaaaacttattgcacgtgttcaaatgtcaaagaaccgaatGTTCCCGTTGaagttgaacacaaagattgggagttgcaacatcggtgtgatggaagatgagtcatggaaatggcatcttcgatttggccatcttcatttcaatggcctaaagttgttgtcaagtggaggaatggttcatggtttaccccagattgaagccacacgccaagtatgtgaaggttgtgtgcttggcaagcaagcacgactatcgttccctgttggtgatacatggagagcaaaggcaccactgcagttggtgcacacagatatatgtggtctattggatcccatgtcttatggaggtaataggtattttattaccttcattgatgatttcagtagaaaaacttgggtctattttctcaaggagaagtcagctgccctaaaaattttcaaggagttcaaggtactcacagaggctgaaagtaaccacaagcttgtggctgtgagatcagatagaggtggagagtacacctccaatgctttccaagcatactgcaagaagcaaggaattaggcatcaacgtactgctgcctataccccacagcaaaatgggatagccgaaagaaagaatcgaaccatccttgacatgacaaggtccatgcttaaggagaagaatttgccaaaagagttatgggcagaagctgtagcttgttcgatttatttgttgaatcgatgtccaacaaagagtgtcaagaggatgacaccacaagaggcttggagtggatacaagccgaatgttacacacctaagaatttttgggtgtgttgtatatgctcaagttccagaagccaagaggaggaaacttgatgatagaggtgaaaagtgtgtgtttgtgggctatagtgaagagtccaaggcatacaagctctacaacccactaactggcaaactagtggttagtaaagatgtcatcttcagtgaggaagagacatggaagtggaacaacaaagaagtcagtaaagagaagatcgtctccactgattttgaagaaccagaagttgtaccacctattgagcaacagcctgctcaaacaatcacaacaactccagtgcacagaattgcaaggagtggtcctacatctagtgaggaaagcggctcctcaactccagtgaggttaaggagtctcacagagatttatggacaagaagaagaagaaaccaattttttctgcttctatgcagaccatgagcctctctcattcaatgaagctgtggaagaaaattgttggaagaaagccatggaagaagagatccatgccatcgagaagaatgacacttgggagttgACAAAGcttccaccaaatcagaaggctattggtgttaagtgggtgtacaagatcaaacgcactgcagatgggagtgtagatcggtacaaatcaaggcttgtagcaaagggctacaaacagaagtatggaatggactatgatgaagtctatgctccagttgcaagacttgacacggtaagattgctaatctctcttgccgctcatcataaatggaaaatttatcaattagatgtcaagtcagccttccttaatggagttcttgaggaagaagtgtacgtggaacaaccggaaggcttccaagtacaaggagaagaagaaaaggtgtatcgtttgaagaaggctttgtatggcctcaagcaagcaccacgagcttggaactcaaggattgacaactaccttcaccaaaatggatttcagaaatgtccatacgagcattcagtttacatgaagaacggtgaaaaaggggagttcttaattagttgtctctatgtagatgacttgttgtttacaggaaataatgaagcaatgttctgtgagttcaagcaatccatgtttagtgaattcgagatgactgacaatggattaatgtcatactttcttggcatagaggtgaagcaagaaagtgacggtatttacatctctcaacaaaagtacatgagagatatattggagaaattcaatatggacaagtgtaatattgtcaacactccagttgcaactggattgACGTtgtccaaggaaggagaaggtgagtttgtaaactcaaccgtgtacaaaagcttggttggaagcctaaggtaccttacaatcacaagacctgatatagtttatggtgttggactcgtgagtcgatacatggaaacaccaagggagtctcattggctggccgccaagagaattttgaggtacataagaggtactctaaactatggtctattttataattttggtgaagatgcaaaattatttggttatttagatagtgattggggaggtgaccaagatgaaaggaaaagcacaactggctatgtgttttttctaggatcaacagctttctcatggacttcaaagaagcaatcaattgttgctttgtcatcgtgtgaagccgagtacgttgctgtagcctcaaccgtgtgtgaggcaatttggttaagaaatctgttgaagtcagtgtgtcatccacaagtggaatcgactgtgattcatgtgGATAACATCTCAGCTATCAAGCTTGCTAGGAATCCAGTCCAACATGGAAGGAgtaagcacattgataccaggttccactttctaagggaccatgtgaagcaaaagacaattgagctTGTCTATTGTCACACAAAGGAACAAGTGGCTGACATCTTCACTAAACCACTACCAGTTGAATCATTCCGGTTattgcgtgaaatgctaggcatgaaggcgttttgatttgagggggcgtgttggaaattcaaataaaaacaagctgtaaaaggttgcttctagctgttagtttctttacaggttgtatccacacatgctgcaactacaaagactaaagtttcctccatgtgctagctgaaatggtgatgaaagacagcaagtgtgctgccatgtgatgtgctagcaggaagacagcagtgtgctgctgtgtattagccgaaagagtgttgattgcaagctggaaagatagctgcatatgtgtgctagactgtccaaagttcttgcatgtgttttaaagggtgtaaagatgttaaacaccccattcattgcatgtgttgttgcattgtttatcaatttctgttttgtataaataggccatcttgctaagcttaaatcatcccatccaaatcccatttccattctcattttcagcttgtaagctttaagagttgtaaactcttctaatatttcaaagtgtttgttatcaccaagcttgctacttctttcatatatcaaagtccaagtgttttaccaaagcttgttgcttccctcctttctctatttctttgtccaattttattgagagtgaaagtgagaggtgtgatagagtttgtaaacttatcacccacatattttggtattgagttagtaaactttgAATACCAACAAAGATGGAGGAGGACAGTCGAAGCCAGCTTAAATGATTCCAAAGACAAGCTTTCAATGGTGATACTCTCTATCCCATTACTGTGAAAAAGTTCGATTTCCTTAATGCATTTGCAGGTACATGAGATCCATTTGCAAAATCTCTCATCTACTATGCGAACAAAACTCAACTTCAAGTAAAGGAGATTGCACGAAAAAGATAAGGAGGGTGCTCGAAGAATCATATTAAAACATTGCACTGATAGAGACTGTAAAGATACAGAACGCAAAGTGCAAGACGGTAACGCAAATGTGACGGTACCCTTTGCTGAGAAATCAAGTTGCAGCTCCTCAACGTTGCACCTTACAGCACCGTTTATCCACGTGAAGATCCGAAAACGCACGTCAGAGTGCTTAATTAAAGTTTGGCTACTAAAGAACTTCCAACAAATGGAAAAGCGCTGCATCTTATTGTGACCGCGATGAATCACCTATCCAAAGAACTCATGAACTCTACGCGCTTCTGGTTGGTTTTTACAACAGCATCGAAATTCACTGAGGGGACTGATAGATAAAATTTTAAGCATCCTTTGGACACAGTACCAACTTGCACGAGGTCTTTGAAATGGAGAAAGGAAGGAACATGATGAGCAACTTCTTCTGGAAGATTACTGAATCTGTCTGTTATACCCTCACCACAATCTCCGTGAGCGTGACGACGACTCGTACTTGACTGAAACTTCTTGCTTAGCATGATGATCTACTCCTTTTCGATATAGGACCGTTGGAAGCGGAGGCGGTGCAGCTACAAGGAATATGTTTCACCTGCAACGTTAAAAGGACACAACCAACCTTCACCaaatttatactaaaaaaaaggCAACCCCAAAACATCAAAACTCCCCGCTTTGCGAGAGTTGGGGAGAACGTCTATCTACGCAGTCTTACCTTGTTTTGCAAAGACGCTGCTTTCATGACTCGAgatcacaaacaaacaacatttACATTGCACCAAGGCTCACCCTCCAGACAAGGGAACGACAAGCCAGAAAGGTAATACAATTGATGAAGTATTTAGAATTGATAATCCATCCAATTGAACAGTTAAGTGAAAAACCAAAGATTAAGAGTATTTCAGAGCACCAAATTTTCACCCTGACAGGATATTTTTGATTACTTCAAGTTCAGGATATGAACTGTGACTGATTTAGGATATGAATATTACACAATTTTACAGAAGTGTTGTAATGCAGAAGCAAACAACTAataaatttttagaaaatttataATCAGATAATTAATTTAGGGAAGATTGGcagttagggttttgggtttttgagaTCATACCTCAATGAAGGATCTTCTCGCCTCCCCTCGACCTTCATTAAGGAGCGGAGGAGACGAAGAGTCGAAGCGGAGGAGATGGAGAGCTTTGAGATTTGAGAAGTGAGAGCAGACGAGATGATGAGTCGAAGCGGGAAAGATAATAAGACCAGTGAGAGAAGTTAAAACTGCCaacctttttcctttctattattattattatttccttttattagtgatattaaatattttataaaaaagagTCAAATTCATAAAATTGTTGTAAATATCGATGTCCATTATTTGGCTTGAGTGGATGACATCATATATGTGCAAGTAATGATATCATGCATATGCAAACAATGATATTATGTCTGTGTAAGCAATGATGTCATTACCCATTCATTTGCCTATATAATAAAGGTCAAGGCCACTAACAACATAGAAGGAAacggagaaaaagaaagaaatgaaagtaAGGTTTTATAAAATCGAACTCAAAGTTTGGCAAACACGAACCCGGCAAAACCAGCATGAACTGAGTCAAACCCAAACCCGAATTGTTTGAATTATGATTGCGTTGACCATCCAACCCGTCCAAATTGCACCTGTACTCCCCATTCACTTCACACCTTGTCTCTGTGTTTGTATGTTAGTAGTGTTCTTAACAAGGGTTATTGCAGCGGAAGTTCAGTCAAGATTTTTGCCCCCAATCTGAAAGCTTTGCAAATGGTTATTCTTGATAAGTAGGCCATAACTGATTGTCTGGATTGCTATATGGACTTTCTCCTGCACTTACCAATGTTAATGTCTCAGTTGTTTGGCTACCattgatgtcacatcccggcccgggacggatcacttccctggcccgctccaccaccgtagcacgatattgtccgctttgggcttaccattccctcacggttttgtttttgggaactcacgagcaacttctcagtgggtcacccatcatggattgctctagcccccttcttgcttaacttcggagttcctacggaacccaccCATCATgtgattgctctagcccccttctcgcttaacttcggagttcctacggaacccgaagccagtgagctcccaaaaggcctcgtgctaggtagggatgagaatatacatataaggatcactcccctgggcgatgtgggatgtcacaatccacccccccttaggggcccgatgtcctcgtcggcacactcgcgaccagggttaggctctgataccaaattgtcacatccccgcccggggcggatcacttcctgggtccgctccaccaccgtagcacgatattgtctgctttgggcttaccattccctcacggttttgtttttgggaactcacgagcaacttcccagtgggtcacccatcatgggattgctctagcccccttctcgcttaacttcggagttcctacggaacccgaagccagtgagctcccaaaaggcctcgtgctaggtagggatgagaatatacatataaggatcactcccctgggcgatgtgggatgtcacaattgaCTGGTTTGCTGAATGCTCTAACTAGATCAATATACATCTATACGATGAAGGTACTAGTTTGATTTTCAGAGTTGTCAGGGCTAAGCTCAAAAATGAGAGATTACACATTTTCTTTCGGGCTGCAGATTACTTGACAACGACAATTAAGGCTCCGAAACCTTGTCAATACCAAATTTAAGTAAAACATATTAACAAAAAGGTAATATTCATTGTCCAAATGGATGAGGAAATATAATCAAGTAAGTTATAAATAACAGTAGCAAAAATACATTGTCAAACAGCGGCCGGATGGCACAGTGGACACAAAACATGAAAGAGACAGAGACAAGGAGATGGCGAAAGGTTTGGGGGATTTGTATATTAGATCGAAAAGGCTGAAACATCACCTCATCTTTTCGCGCTACGCAGCACCAATGAGCCTCAGCCTGCAACTCGAAttaactctttttctttatgtATATTGGGAACGGGTTTGTGATGACATAAAATACTTATCCTTCTtttgtcttccttttcttttacattttaccCCTCCTGACATTAAAGAACTCTATCTTTCAGATCACTCCAAGCAGTTAACACTTTCACATTCCGACTTTACTCAACATTCACACTAAACACAGTACGAACTGAGTGTTGACCATCAAACCATGTTATGGACCCAAAATTGTAGCCGCTACGAGCCTCCTTGCCGTAAAATGACACTTGGAAAGACACCCTCCTCACACCCTCGGCAAAAACTAACTTCTCCGGGAGTACACTGACTGTTAAGCCTACAGGAGCCTGAACCTTGGCAATGTACGTAGAATTCAGGGCTCCAACATTGGTCACGGTTCTTTTAATAGCCTTTGCAGGTTGGCGCCGGTTGAGCTTACTAATGGAGATGGACGGGTAGTTGATGTTAGAGATGAGTTCTTCAATAGAGATCTTGGGGCAGTTGAACTTTGTGTTTGACATAAATCTTATATTCTTCTCTGGGTAGCCGTAATAGCAAAGGAATTCAAGATAGTTTTCTATTTTGGTTTCGAAGACAAGTCCCGGGTTAAGAGCTTTAAGTGGGTTTATTTCTCCGACCCCCACCTCGTGTGGATTTGCAAAGTGGTTAGAGTTGTCTGTCAAAGGCATTTTCATGTTGTTGTAAATGGTTGCTGAAACAAGAAAAGAGGTCGATATAAGTATCTCCTACGTGCCGGTACTTTCAAGTGGAAATAAACTCAAACGAGTATAATCTAGGTTAGGAAACCGTGTAATTCTCGTGAAGTATCTTCCTAAATATTTtgcattgaaatcaaagaaagattgATGCACACAATATCGTTAACATAGAATGGCTGCACAAGATGTCGAAAAGTCAAAAGAATACCTGTTGTCATAAGGGCTGATTTGATCATGGAAGTAGTCCATTGACGATGCACTGACTTGATGAATGCAGCAGTCCCCGTTACGTGTGGACAAGCCATTGATGTCCCGGATTTTATGGAAAATTTTGATGGCTTCTTCCCATTTGGGACTGTCCCTGTTTCATTCTTGGGAGCTATGGCAGCTAAAACGGCCACTCCTGGAGCCATTATATCAGGCTGAATAGCACATAAAGAAACACGAAAAGTAAATGCAGTTAGTTTTGCAAACAAATACTGGTACATTATCGAAACCTGGTAATCCAATATGCTGTGGTTTGGATGAGCAAAGTTTTGATATGAACAACTAAAAATCGACCAGACTTGACTAAAAATCAACCAACTTATGTGGATCAAATTCGTCATTTTTTCAGCACAAGTGAATGACTAGCTTATAGGCAGATCAAACAAGTTCATATTTGTCTATCTGATCTCATCGACGTGGAATGTAAAGCCTTTATGGTCCGATTTCATCGGGTCTGTACACTTGCTTCAGAGTTACAAGGTTTAGTGAGAATCCAACTAAATCATGGTTTCCGACTATATCAGTCCCTGGAAGAGTGAAAGGGTCACCACTACTGAGGATCTCCCCCCTAATCTTAGATAGGTCGTCTGAGGGTTCGCCGCGGTTCATTGCTTATAAATGTTTGGAGAACTGTAAAATTGGGAATGTACATCAAATTAAACATGCACGGATGTATCTAATGTTAAGGTGCAggtgaatttaaaaaaaaaaaaaaaaaaaaacaaagaggtGCAAGCTAAAGAAAATAACCTTGAGAATGTTTTCTGTAAGCTGTGCAGGACCCCTCGATGAAAAAAATGCAACAGCCGGTGCAGGTCTATACTGTGGAACTACAACTGTTGGGAGAATCGTTGCTGTTGGTTTTCTGTTGTTATGGCATAAAAATAGTAATTCGTAACCGATGCGTATGAAGATTGTCGTAATAGAGGCTCAAATTCAATGACCATATCCTTTAGCAAGGAACCACCCTATCACATAGGTCTGACCGGAATTTATCGGATATTTAGCAGCACATAATATCGAATAATGCACCACACGACAAGAACATGCAAACCGAAAAACTGAGCTGGTAAAAATGGTCCCAAAACACATAAATTTCTTAACATAAATGGTTTGAATGCTTACTGGGTAGAATTTATGTACTTGAGGATCTGAAGCCCCGCAATATTGCCAACTTCTGTAAATGGGAAAATGCCTGAATCGAAAGGTACACCTTTCTCAGCTTCATCAATCAAAATCAACCCTTTGGCTTTAGTATCAGCAACAACTAATTTCTTGGTTCTCCGTGAAACAGCCGGGTCATCATCAACACAAACGACTATTTTGCCAACTACTTTCTTTTGATCCAATGATCCCGGATAGCCATTTCTGCAGTTGAAGTGCCAAACCATAtactttattaaaatattaaaatttcccaaaaaagaAGAGGCCGGAGGATGATGAATTATGATCACCTTGCTTCCGATACAGGCGTGTTAATGCCAGCGGCATCTTTTCCAAATACAAGGGGATATGTTTTTGAACGAGTGAGATTGGAGAAATTGATGGCAGAACCCTATTAGAACCTAGATATTAGAAACTTTTGTATAAGCAAGAAACTAACTGCAGGACTTGAGTAAACATCTTACAGTGAATGTTCTCCCATTTCCAAGAATGATATTAGATTGGAAATCCCTATCAATGTTAGAAGCTGCAACGGTGAAGATCCATGGCGCTGTGTTTACAATAGTGTAAGGATTGGGACCATCATTTCCAGCAGAGCAAATTACCATCACTCCCATTTGCTCAGCGTGAAATGCTCCGATGGCTATGGGGTCATTTAAGTAGTCAGACTGAAACAGTGAGCTCATCCCAATGGAAATAGATATGACGTCTACTCCATCTCTAACTGCATCATCGATAGCCTTCAATATGGTGGCACCAGAGCAACCAACATCCAAGCATGCCTTGTAGCATGCAATCCTAGCTGACGGTGAGCCTCCCTTTGCTGTACCTTGTGCCAAGCCATAGTAACTGGCATTGGGAACTTGCACACCGGCTGCTATGGATGCAGTGTGAGTTCCATGGCCGACAGAATCTCTTGGTGAGCCACTGGTACTGGCTAAATGGCTCTGGTCACCATTTGTTGTCACCGGAACATTATAGTATCTTGCACCTATCAACTTtctgtgacaaaaaaaaatgtaatgaaaTCAAGATGTAGTATCTTACCTATCAACTTTCAAAATAAACTCTGAAACATTAATTTgaattcctctctctctctctctctctttctctctaattTTCTAATTATAAGCCAGCTGAAATAGCGATTAACACTGTAAATGCAGTGTTTAGATAGAATGTGAGACAATAAAATCACCTATTACAATTAGATTTCTTGAAGTCCAAGCCTTCCATACAGACTCCTTTCCATCTTGAAGGGACTGCACCAATTCCCTCATCACTGAAGCTCGGAGACTCAGGCCATATCCCTTAATCAACAcattgaattaacaaaacaaaattattctACAGAAGGGAGTTGCTAAAGATTTAACCGATCTAATAATGCAATGTAAAACTCTATCCTTCAACTGGTTTGAAAAAACTGTACTATTTTCCTGATCCGAATAAATTGTTCTTTACAAAAATAGGATTTGGCTCAACATATACAATTAAATGTGGCACGAGAATGCCTAACTCCATATACTCTGTGGAGTAGCCATTGTTATAACTTTTTAGTTAGCTTATAGAAAACAAGAACATACCAGTTGATCCcaaattcttcttctccttAAACAACGTCGTTTATACGACCATTTAATCATTTTTCCAACCTAAATACTAAACCAAACCCGAAACACTTAAACCTTTGAACGCGTATGAACAAAGATCAGCAGATGATCCTATTTCTATCTACGTGTTCAATCATACTTGTACTTGatcattatatatttttttttcaaagtagaGCTAAACATGTAAAAGAAAAGGGAGGAAAGCAATTATGTCTAGTTCTCCTTCATAATCCTTCCAAAATATTCATATTTATAAAATCAAGAATCTTCATTTCCCTTCCTACACAAAGCCGAGCTATGGTTGATCTTTTCCTCTCTCCTTTTTGTTGACATGGATAATATTGAATCAATGCATTAATTGCTTACTGTAATAACATGCGAATTATACCATTTTTTCCTTCTCACAAAGCGATTCAAAACTACTCTAATGTGGAGAAGGTCCGAACTTAGGTACAAGGCTACAGGCGCACTGCCTAACCCTATCTGCGTAGATACCCATTACCCATTCAAATACACTTTTTTTTAGCCAGCTATTTTTCCCAACcccaacaataa is from Pyrus communis chromosome 10, drPyrComm1.1, whole genome shotgun sequence and encodes:
- the LOC137746426 gene encoding CO(2)-response secreted protease-like, with product MTNSLVVLLLPFLSLPCFFLSLSGATITATSTQIPKHHVVYMGSSFSNGNARDNGADEAAESAYLQMLSSIIPSHEIERISVIHNYNHAFRGFSAMLTETEASILSGNDGIVSIFPDSMLQLHTTRSWDFLETELARPLKNKYLHPSSDVIIGMIDTGIWPESPSFSDEGIGAVPSRWKGVCMEGLDFKKSNCNRKLIGARYYNVPVTTNGDQSHLASTSGSPRDSVGHGTHTASIAAGVQVPNASYYGLAQGTAKGGSPSARIACYKACLDVGCSGATILKAIDDAVRDGVDVISISIGMSSLFQSDYLNDPIAIGAFHAEQMGVMVICSAGNDGPNPYTIVNTAPWIFTVAASNIDRDFQSNIILGNGRTFTGSAINFSNLTRSKTYPLVFGKDAAGINTPVSEARNGYPGSLDQKKVVGKIVVCVDDDPAVSRRTKKLVVADTKAKGLILIDEAEKGVPFDSGIFPFTEVGNIAGLQILKYINSTQKPTATILPTVVVPQYRPAPAVAFFSSRGPAQLTENILKPDIMAPGVAVLAAIAPKNETGTVPNGKKPSKFSIKSGTSMACPHVTGTAAFIKSVHRQWTTSMIKSALMTTATIYNNMKMPLTDNSNHFANPHEVGVGEINPLKALNPGLVFETKIENYLEFLCYYGYPEKNIRFMSNTKFNCPKISIEELISNINYPSISISKLNRRQPAKAIKRTVTNVGALNSTYIAKVQAPVGLTVSVLPEKLVFAEGVRRVSFQVSFYGKEARSGYNFGSITWFDGQHSVRTVFSVNVE